In Sphingobacterium thalpophilum, a genomic segment contains:
- a CDS encoding DUF5686 and carboxypeptidase-like regulatory domain-containing protein has product MRAKIDATTFITKLFLSITLVLTVSMAFAQNKTVTGTVKDAKTKNPIPYATVAVVGAPASAGTTTSTNANGEFKLVFPTSYVKIRASYIGYDSKDAFVTNDATQTKEILMDQQDNMLEEVVVKATKKKYSNKDNPAVALIRKVIENKEKNRLSGQQYAEFDQYEKMSLGLSNLSEKFVNKKIFKNYQFLFETDDSAKTANKYVLPAFIEEKMSKVYYRKDPSKTKQYILGDQRAQFDPRFIDNDGLTAYFNKLYEQVDIYDNNISLVTNQFLSPIANSAPTFYKFFITDTIKTVQPWLVELSFFPRNKADMLFKGQLYVTLDGNYAVQGANMTVADDINLNFVRDLQIQLKFEKDSKSRFYLKTSTLGIDFSLTEKGMGIRGSRTVDYNNYKVGIQRPDSTYDGPSTVIAYNVENKKAIKTLFETQRPLVLAQNELNIYHNIDTLQKIPSFRSFMDIAALLLSGYKQAGPVEIGPVNTFYSFNPVEGFRLRVGGRTTEALSKRFYAESYAAYGFKDQKWKYFFSGTYAFNNKSVYSFPMHYIRASYKKDTKIPGQKLEFIQEDNFLLSFKRGDNDRYIYETNYGLEYKKEFLNHLAIGAAFNINRQTPAGSLTYQMVDANNESRLFNELNSTEVSVNFRYAPHEEFYQGKIYRTPIFNQYPIFTFNYTAGIKGLAKGEYNYHNFNVGAFKRFYFSQFGFADVTAEGNYIAGKEIPFPFLTIHRANQTYAYQLNSYNLMNFLEFVSDHNASLNVQYYMNGFLLNKIPLIKKLKLREVFSFKGVYGGLRKENNPDDPNYGSKVFTWQHNAEGVQSSYTFGSEPYMEASIGLSNIFKILRVDYVKRLNYLDHVDAPAWGIRARVRFDF; this is encoded by the coding sequence ATGAGAGCTAAAATAGACGCAACAACCTTCATAACTAAACTCTTTCTTTCGATAACGCTCGTACTAACGGTGTCCATGGCTTTTGCCCAAAACAAGACCGTAACCGGTACAGTTAAAGATGCAAAGACCAAGAATCCTATACCCTATGCTACCGTAGCCGTCGTTGGCGCTCCGGCTTCTGCTGGAACCACGACGTCGACCAATGCAAATGGTGAATTTAAACTTGTCTTTCCAACATCGTATGTAAAAATCAGAGCAAGTTACATTGGGTATGACAGCAAAGACGCTTTTGTTACGAATGATGCAACGCAAACAAAAGAAATTCTGATGGATCAACAGGACAACATGCTGGAAGAAGTTGTTGTCAAGGCCACAAAGAAAAAATACAGCAACAAAGATAATCCTGCTGTCGCACTGATCCGAAAAGTCATCGAGAATAAGGAGAAAAATAGACTTTCAGGACAACAATATGCTGAATTTGACCAGTATGAGAAGATGTCTTTAGGACTGAGCAATCTTTCGGAGAAATTCGTCAATAAAAAAATATTCAAAAACTATCAATTTCTTTTTGAAACGGACGACTCCGCTAAAACAGCCAACAAATATGTTTTGCCTGCCTTTATTGAAGAAAAAATGTCCAAGGTATATTACCGTAAAGATCCAAGCAAAACCAAACAGTATATCCTTGGTGACCAACGGGCACAATTTGACCCTAGATTTATTGATAATGATGGTCTGACAGCCTACTTCAATAAACTGTACGAACAAGTTGATATTTACGACAACAACATTTCATTGGTTACCAATCAGTTTTTAAGTCCAATTGCTAATTCCGCTCCTACTTTTTATAAGTTTTTTATAACGGATACCATTAAGACTGTTCAACCCTGGTTGGTCGAATTAAGCTTCTTTCCACGCAACAAGGCCGACATGTTATTTAAAGGTCAACTGTATGTGACGCTAGACGGCAATTATGCAGTGCAGGGCGCCAATATGACTGTGGCCGATGATATCAATCTAAACTTTGTACGTGACCTTCAGATACAGCTTAAATTTGAGAAAGACAGCAAAAGTCGCTTCTACCTAAAAACAAGTACCCTGGGTATCGATTTTTCTTTAACGGAAAAAGGCATGGGGATCCGCGGAAGTCGTACAGTTGATTACAACAATTACAAAGTCGGCATTCAGCGTCCTGATAGTACCTATGATGGTCCATCTACGGTCATTGCCTATAATGTAGAAAATAAGAAAGCGATTAAAACATTGTTTGAAACACAACGTCCGCTTGTCCTTGCGCAAAACGAACTGAATATTTATCATAATATTGATACCTTACAAAAGATCCCTTCATTCCGTTCGTTCATGGATATCGCTGCCTTATTGCTGTCAGGATACAAACAGGCCGGCCCAGTTGAGATCGGTCCAGTCAATACATTCTATAGCTTTAATCCCGTAGAAGGTTTCCGTTTACGTGTCGGCGGACGTACAACAGAAGCGCTAAGCAAGCGTTTCTATGCTGAATCGTATGCGGCCTATGGTTTTAAAGATCAGAAATGGAAATACTTTTTCAGCGGTACCTACGCATTTAACAACAAATCGGTCTACTCCTTCCCAATGCACTACATCAGGGCCTCTTATAAAAAGGATACGAAGATTCCAGGACAAAAACTGGAATTTATTCAGGAAGACAACTTCTTGCTGTCTTTCAAACGCGGTGATAATGACCGTTACATCTATGAGACAAATTACGGCTTAGAGTATAAAAAAGAATTTTTAAACCACTTGGCTATTGGCGCGGCATTCAATATCAACAGACAAACACCTGCTGGAAGCCTTACCTACCAGATGGTAGATGCCAACAATGAAAGTAGACTGTTTAATGAATTGAACTCGACAGAAGTATCCGTAAATTTCAGATATGCTCCACATGAAGAGTTCTATCAAGGCAAGATTTACCGGACACCTATATTCAATCAATATCCGATCTTCACGTTCAATTATACTGCTGGAATCAAAGGATTGGCTAAAGGTGAATACAATTATCACAACTTTAATGTTGGTGCATTCAAACGCTTTTATTTTAGTCAATTTGGATTTGCTGACGTAACAGCTGAAGGCAACTATATTGCAGGTAAAGAGATCCCATTCCCTTTCTTGACAATCCATCGTGCCAATCAGACCTATGCTTATCAATTGAACTCGTATAACTTAATGAACTTCCTGGAGTTTGTTAGTGACCACAATGCCTCATTGAACGTGCAGTATTACATGAACGGTTTTCTGTTGAATAAAATTCCATTGATCAAAAAGCTTAAATTACGTGAAGTATTTAGCTTCAAAGGTGTATATGGCGGACTGCGCAAGGAAAACAATCCTGACGATCCTAACTATGGCTCAAAGGTATTCACTTGGCAGCACAATGCAGAAGGTGTACAGAGTTCTTATACCTTCGGTTCAGAACCTTATATGGAAGCCAGTATCGGTCTATCCAACATTTTTAAAATATTACGCGTGGACTACGTAAAACGTCTAAATTATCTTGATCACGTCGATGCACCAGCTTGGGGTATTCGTGCGCGGGTCAGATTTGACTTCTAA